One window of the Sulfitobacter alexandrii genome contains the following:
- a CDS encoding TetR/AcrR family transcriptional regulator: MTKATRTKPRAISAAQQKRNEETRLAIIHSAGHLVGTKGYAGCSIAKVTELANISHGAFYLHFKNRQELFDVLLPELGMEMVAQIAIAVRGAETLEEVERRGITANIDYLVRHPHIYRVMYEATQHAPAAYKRHVELLIRGYMRSFRRILGDGVPNARQVEAIAAMMMGARSFLFMRFCEDDSDFHPLEPELIETYVRFVVAGIHTCLDTSA; encoded by the coding sequence GTGACGAAGGCAACTAGGACAAAGCCGCGCGCCATCTCGGCAGCGCAGCAGAAGCGCAACGAGGAAACGCGCCTTGCGATCATCCACAGTGCCGGTCATCTGGTCGGCACCAAAGGCTATGCCGGCTGTTCGATCGCCAAGGTGACCGAGCTTGCCAACATCTCTCACGGGGCGTTCTACCTGCATTTCAAGAACCGGCAGGAACTGTTCGACGTCCTGCTGCCCGAACTGGGCATGGAGATGGTCGCCCAGATCGCGATCGCGGTGCGCGGCGCCGAAACGCTGGAAGAGGTCGAGCGCCGCGGGATCACGGCCAACATCGACTACCTCGTGCGCCATCCGCATATCTACCGGGTGATGTACGAGGCGACCCAGCACGCGCCGGCCGCCTACAAGCGCCACGTGGAACTGCTGATCCGCGGGTACATGCGGTCTTTCCGGCGGATCCTGGGCGATGGGGTGCCAAACGCCCGTCAGGTCGAGGCCATCGCCGCGATGATGATGGGCGCGCGGTCCTTTCTCTTCATGCGGTTCTGCGAGGACGACTCGGACTTTCACCCGCTCGAGCCCGAACTGATAGAGACCTACGTCCGCTTCGTCGTGGCCGGGATCCACACCTGCCTCGACACCAGCGCCTGA
- a CDS encoding ABC transporter permease encodes MTRPSSTPENFVAARQMPVVIPVRPARSAFMRTLRRHPTMWLGGALLGLIVVMAVFAPLIATTDPAALNPALRVQSPSPEAYFGTDMLGRDIFSRTVYGARVSLIVGLGVAVLASAIGMAIGLLAGFTRWADGVIMRIMDGMMSIPAILLAIALMTLMRGGSIFNVILAITLAEIPRVARLTRSAVLSVRELAYVEAAVACGTSKLGIIRQHILPNTIAPITVQATYICASAMITEAILSFIGAGLPTSIPSWGNIMAEGRALWQVKPNIVFFPAIFLSITVLAVNLLGDGLRDAVDPRLAKRV; translated from the coding sequence TTGACCCGCCCTTCTTCGACCCCGGAAAACTTCGTCGCCGCCCGGCAGATGCCTGTCGTGATCCCGGTGCGGCCCGCGCGCAGCGCGTTCATGCGAACGCTGCGACGTCATCCGACGATGTGGCTGGGCGGCGCCCTGCTGGGCCTCATCGTCGTCATGGCGGTCTTCGCGCCGCTGATCGCCACGACGGACCCGGCCGCCCTGAACCCTGCCCTGCGGGTGCAGTCGCCCTCGCCCGAAGCGTACTTCGGGACCGACATGCTCGGCCGCGACATCTTTTCGCGCACCGTCTACGGCGCGCGGGTATCGCTGATCGTCGGGCTTGGCGTGGCTGTTCTGGCCTCCGCCATCGGCATGGCCATCGGCCTGCTCGCGGGCTTTACCCGCTGGGCGGACGGCGTCATCATGCGGATCATGGACGGGATGATGTCCATCCCCGCCATCCTGCTGGCCATCGCCCTGATGACGCTGATGCGCGGGGGCTCCATCTTCAACGTGATCCTCGCCATCACCCTTGCGGAAATACCCCGTGTCGCCCGGCTCACCCGTTCGGCGGTGCTGTCGGTGCGGGAACTGGCCTACGTCGAAGCGGCGGTGGCCTGCGGCACGTCGAAACTGGGCATCATCCGGCAACACATCCTGCCCAACACGATTGCCCCGATCACGGTGCAGGCGACCTACATCTGCGCCTCTGCGATGATCACCGAAGCGATCCTGTCCTTCATCGGCGCGGGGCTGCCCACCTCCATACCGTCGTGGGGGAACATCATGGCCGAAGGCCGCGCCCTGTGGCAGGTGAAACCCAACATCGTCTTCTTCCCCGCCATCTTCCTGTCCATCACGGTTCTGGCGGTAAATCTTCTGGGGGACGGTCTGCGGGACGCGGTCGATCCCCGCCTCGCAAAGCGGGTGTGA
- a CDS encoding ABC transporter ATP-binding protein, whose product MRDLQEPAAPLVEVEKLIKHFPIRGGLLGRQVNAVKAVDGVSFSVRQGETLSLVGESGCGKSTVGRCVARLLDPTSGELRLDGARIDRLPEARLKPFRKRLNMVFQDPFSSLNPRMNVEALVSEPLRSHGILSGRANRRARVSELLELVGLSPDIMDRMPHQFSGGQRQRICIARALASEPDFIVCDEAVSALDVSVQAQIINLLMRLQAELGVAILFISHDLAVVEHLSDRVAVMYLGRIMEIAGRDQLFSAPAHPYTKALLSAVPLPDPAARRERVILKGEVPSPINPPSGCPFRTRCPIAQDICARDRPEPVEFRPGQRVACHFPG is encoded by the coding sequence ATGCGTGATCTGCAGGAACCCGCGGCGCCGCTTGTCGAGGTGGAAAAGCTGATCAAGCACTTCCCGATCCGGGGCGGTCTTCTCGGCCGGCAGGTGAATGCCGTCAAGGCGGTCGACGGCGTCAGCTTTTCCGTCCGTCAGGGCGAGACCCTGTCGCTCGTGGGGGAATCCGGTTGCGGCAAATCGACGGTAGGGCGCTGCGTGGCCCGGCTTCTCGATCCCACTTCGGGCGAACTGCGGCTGGACGGCGCGCGTATCGACCGCCTGCCGGAGGCCCGGCTGAAGCCTTTCCGCAAGCGGCTGAACATGGTTTTTCAGGATCCCTTCTCCAGCCTCAATCCCCGCATGAACGTAGAGGCGCTCGTCTCCGAACCGTTGCGCAGCCACGGCATCCTCTCGGGCCGCGCGAACCGCAGGGCGCGGGTTTCCGAGCTCCTGGAGCTCGTGGGGCTTTCACCCGACATCATGGACCGGATGCCGCACCAGTTCTCGGGCGGTCAGAGACAACGCATCTGCATTGCCCGCGCGCTCGCCTCGGAGCCGGATTTCATCGTCTGCGACGAGGCGGTTTCGGCGCTGGACGTGTCCGTTCAGGCGCAGATCATCAACCTGCTGATGCGGCTTCAGGCGGAGCTCGGCGTTGCGATCCTGTTCATTTCGCACGACCTCGCCGTCGTCGAACATCTCAGCGACCGCGTCGCGGTCATGTACCTGGGACGCATCATGGAAATCGCCGGGCGCGACCAGCTGTTCAGCGCGCCGGCGCATCCCTACACCAAGGCGCTGCTGTCCGCCGTGCCCCTGCCCGATCCCGCCGCGCGCCGGGAAAGGGTGATCCTGAAGGGCGAGGTGCCGAGCCCGATCAATCCGCCGAGCGGCTGCCCGTTCCGGACGCGGTGCCCGATCGCGCAGGACATCTGCGCCCGCGACCGGCCCGAGCCCGTAGAATTCCGGCCCGGACAGCGCGTCGCCTGCCATTTTCCGGGCTGA
- a CDS encoding AMP-binding protein — MTIKENLTSVEPSADRIARFREAGIWRNRTIADDIREIASASPDKVLWVEGDTRLTAGAALKQAEALASNLHDMGLRAGDVVSFQLPNWTETVVLDIACVLLGLVVNPVVPIYRNAELALILADCEAKALFIPEKFRSIDYAGMVADLRPDLPALEHVVVVRGTPRDGMLSFDALLEPAGNDVAWPEQRPEAAKMILYTSGTTGRPKGVLHSHETVARALLACFDHWGLAPDDWTLMPSPVTHVTGFSYGIEWPLTQRTRTVFMDQWDADRAVGIIDTYGVASTIGATPFLAELVGAAERAGSRLPSLRIFGCGGAAVPPGLIRKANKTFANTCAFRVYGSTEVPVVTLGYMGDRNAELASDTDGEVVDYEVKLVDDAGHSVSEGEGEVLARGPAQFLGYLRPEDREGAFSADGYFLTGDIGRRVDHAGLLITGRKKDLIIRGGENLSAKEIEDAMHQHDAVTEAAVVSMPHDRLGETVCAYVIPAGDARPDVPAFAAFLGELGLARQKCPERVEYVDDLPRTASGKVRKDILRKRISQQVAGPGS, encoded by the coding sequence ATGACGATCAAGGAAAACCTGACCAGCGTCGAACCCTCCGCCGACCGGATCGCCCGCTTTCGCGAGGCCGGCATCTGGCGCAACCGGACCATCGCCGACGACATACGCGAGATCGCCTCGGCTTCTCCCGACAAGGTGCTCTGGGTCGAAGGCGACACGCGGCTGACGGCGGGTGCCGCCCTGAAGCAGGCAGAGGCGCTCGCGAGCAATCTGCACGACATGGGGTTGCGGGCAGGCGACGTGGTCAGCTTCCAGCTGCCGAACTGGACCGAGACGGTGGTGCTGGACATCGCCTGCGTGCTTCTGGGCCTCGTGGTGAACCCGGTCGTGCCGATCTATCGCAACGCGGAACTGGCGCTGATCCTGGCCGATTGCGAAGCCAAGGCACTGTTCATCCCGGAAAAATTCCGCAGTATCGACTATGCCGGGATGGTGGCCGACCTGCGCCCCGACCTGCCGGCGCTGGAACATGTCGTCGTAGTGCGCGGGACGCCGCGCGACGGGATGCTGTCCTTCGACGCTTTGCTGGAACCTGCCGGAAACGATGTGGCTTGGCCGGAACAGCGCCCCGAGGCGGCCAAGATGATCCTCTATACCTCGGGGACCACGGGCAGGCCGAAGGGCGTGCTGCACAGTCACGAGACCGTCGCCCGCGCCCTTCTGGCCTGTTTCGACCATTGGGGTTTGGCGCCGGACGACTGGACCCTGATGCCGTCTCCGGTCACCCACGTCACCGGCTTCAGCTACGGGATCGAGTGGCCGCTGACACAGCGGACGAGGACCGTGTTCATGGACCAGTGGGATGCCGATCGCGCGGTCGGGATCATCGATACCTACGGTGTCGCCTCGACCATCGGCGCCACGCCTTTTCTGGCCGAACTGGTCGGCGCGGCGGAACGGGCGGGGTCGCGGCTGCCCAGCCTGCGCATCTTCGGCTGCGGCGGTGCCGCTGTGCCGCCCGGGCTGATCCGCAAGGCCAACAAGACCTTTGCCAACACCTGCGCCTTCAGGGTCTACGGGTCCACCGAGGTGCCCGTGGTGACGCTTGGCTACATGGGCGACCGCAACGCGGAGCTGGCCAGTGACACGGATGGCGAGGTCGTCGACTACGAGGTCAAGCTTGTCGACGATGCCGGCCACAGCGTGTCCGAAGGGGAGGGCGAAGTGCTTGCCCGGGGGCCGGCCCAGTTCCTGGGCTATCTGCGCCCGGAGGACCGCGAGGGCGCCTTCAGCGCCGACGGATACTTCCTGACCGGGGACATCGGGCGGCGCGTGGACCATGCCGGTCTGCTCATCACCGGCCGCAAGAAGGACCTGATCATCCGGGGCGGCGAAAACCTGTCCGCCAAGGAGATCGAGGACGCGATGCACCAGCACGACGCGGTGACGGAGGCCGCCGTCGTGTCCATGCCGCATGACAGGCTGGGCGAGACCGTCTGCGCCTACGTGATCCCCGCCGGCGATGCGCGCCCCGATGTTCCGGCCTTTGCCGCGTTCCTGGGCGAGCTGGGGCTTGCCCGTCAGAAATGCCCCGAAAGGGTCGAATACGTCGACGACCTGCCGCGCACGGCTTCGGGAAAGGTGCGCAAGGACATCCTGCGCAAGCGCATATCGCAACAGGTTGCCGGCCCGGGGTCGTGA